In Pseudomonas rhizosphaerae, one DNA window encodes the following:
- the putP gene encoding sodium/proline symporter PutP, which translates to MSVSNPTLITFVIYIAAMVLIGLFAYRSTNNLSDYILGGRSLGSVVTALSAGASDMSGWLLMGLPGAIYMSGLSEAWIAIGLIIGAYLNWLFVAGRLRVQTEHNGDALTLPDYFAGRFEDTSGLLRIISAVVILVFFTIYCASGIVAGARLFESTFGMSYETALWAGAAATIAYTFVGGFLAVSWTDTVQATLMIFALILTPIVVVLATGGVDTAFLAIEAQNPANFDMLRGTTFIGIVSLLGWGLGYFGQPHILARFMAADSVRSIAKARRISMTWMILCLGGTVAVGFFGIAYFSANPELAGPVTENHERVFIELAKLLFNPWIAGVLLSAILAAVMSTLSCQLLVCSSALTEDFYKAFLRKGASQRELVWVGRMMVLLVALVAIWLASNPENRVLGLVSYAWAGFGAAFGPVVLISVIWKGMTRNGALAGILVGAATVIVWKHFELLGLYEIIPGFAFASLAIVIASKLGRGPSQGMLNRFAHAEAAFHQGK; encoded by the coding sequence ATGAGTGTCAGCAATCCCACTCTGATCACCTTCGTGATCTACATCGCTGCCATGGTCCTGATCGGCTTGTTCGCTTACCGTTCCACCAACAATCTTTCCGACTATATCCTTGGCGGGCGCAGCCTCGGCAGCGTGGTCACAGCGCTGTCGGCCGGCGCCTCGGACATGAGCGGCTGGCTGCTCATGGGCCTGCCGGGTGCGATCTACATGTCTGGCCTGTCCGAGGCCTGGATCGCCATTGGCCTGATCATCGGCGCCTACCTGAACTGGTTGTTCGTCGCGGGCCGGCTGCGCGTGCAGACCGAACACAACGGCGATGCCCTGACCCTGCCGGACTATTTCGCCGGGCGCTTCGAAGACACCAGCGGCCTGTTGCGAATCATCTCCGCAGTGGTGATCCTGGTGTTCTTCACCATCTACTGCGCTTCGGGCATCGTCGCCGGCGCGCGGCTGTTCGAAAGCACCTTCGGCATGTCCTACGAGACCGCCCTGTGGGCCGGTGCCGCAGCGACCATTGCCTACACCTTCGTCGGCGGCTTCCTGGCGGTGAGCTGGACCGACACCGTGCAGGCCACCCTGATGATCTTCGCCCTGATCCTCACGCCCATCGTCGTGGTACTGGCCACCGGCGGCGTCGACACGGCTTTCCTGGCCATCGAAGCGCAGAACCCGGCCAACTTCGACATGCTGCGCGGCACCACTTTCATCGGCATCGTTTCGCTGTTGGGCTGGGGCCTTGGCTATTTCGGTCAGCCACACATCCTCGCCCGCTTCATGGCGGCCGATTCGGTGCGCTCGATCGCCAAGGCTCGCCGCATCTCCATGACCTGGATGATCCTTTGCCTGGGTGGCACCGTAGCCGTGGGCTTCTTCGGCATCGCCTACTTTTCGGCCAACCCCGAACTGGCCGGACCGGTCACCGAAAACCACGAGCGCGTGTTCATCGAGCTGGCCAAGCTGCTGTTCAACCCATGGATTGCCGGCGTGCTGCTGTCGGCCATCCTGGCCGCGGTAATGAGCACCCTCAGCTGCCAGTTACTGGTGTGCTCCAGCGCCCTCACCGAAGACTTCTACAAGGCGTTCCTGCGCAAGGGCGCATCCCAGCGCGAGCTGGTCTGGGTCGGCCGCATGATGGTGCTGCTGGTGGCACTTGTCGCGATCTGGCTGGCGTCCAACCCCGAGAACCGCGTGCTGGGCCTGGTCAGCTACGCCTGGGCTGGATTCGGCGCGGCGTTCGGGCCGGTGGTGCTGATCTCGGTCATCTGGAAAGGCATGACCCGCAACGGTGCCCTGGCCGGCATTCTGGTCGGCGCGGCGACGGTGATCGTGTGGAAGCACTTCGAATTACTGGGTCTGTACGAGATCATCCCGGGCTTTGCCTTTGCGAGCCTGGCCATCGTGATCGCCAGCAAGCTGGGCCGCGGTCCTTCGCAAGGCATGCTCAACCGCTTCGCACACGCCGAGGCGGCTTTCCACCAGGGCAAGTGA
- the putA gene encoding trifunctional transcriptional regulator/proline dehydrogenase/L-glutamate gamma-semialdehyde dehydrogenase — protein MATTTLGVKLDDPTRERLKACAQSIDRTPHWLIKQAIFNYLEKLEGGATLSELTSAGVSGNDDAGDIQPDHAHQCFLEFAESILPQSVLRAAITGAYRRPEPEVVPMLLEQARLPADMAEATNKLAARIAEKLRNQKSAGGRAGIVQGLLQEFSLSSQEGVALMCLAEALLRIPDKGTRDALIRDKISTGNWHPHLGNSPSLFVNAATWGLLLTGKLVSTHNESGLSSSLSRIIGKSGEPMIRKGVDMAMRLMGEQFVTGETIGEALTNASKFESKGFRYSYDMLGEAALTEHDAQKYLASYEQAIHSIGKASHGRGIYEGPGISIKLSALHPRYSRAQYERVMEELYPRLLSLTLLAKQYDIGLNIDAEEADRLELSLDLLERLCFEPQLTGWNGIGFVIQAYQKRCPYVIDYVIDLARRSRHRLMIRLVKGAYWDSEIKRAQVEGLEGYPVYTRKVYTDVSYVACARKLLSVPEVIYPQFATHNAHTLAAIYHIAGQNYYPGQYEFQCLHGMGEPLYEQVVGKVADGKLNRPCRVYAPVGTHETLLAYLVRRLLENGANTSFVNRIADQSISIQELVADPVATIERMATQEGQFGLPHPRIPLPRDLYGSDRANSAGIDMANEHRLASLSSALLATAHNDWKALPMLGCEASNEPAQPVLNPSDLRDVVGHVQEATVTDVDNAIQSALINGPIWQATPPAERAAVLERAADLMEAEIQPLMGLLAREAGKTFANAIAEVREAVDFLRYYAVQARNDFSNDAHRPLGPVVCISPWNFPLAIFSGQVAAALAAGNPVLAKPAEQTPLVAAQAVRLLLEAGIPEGVLQLLPGRGETVGARLVGDERVKGVMFTGSTEVARLLQRNIAGRLDAQGRPIPLIAETGGQNAMFVDSSALTEQVVIDVVSSAFDSAGQRCSALRVLCLQEDSADRVIEMLKGAMAEARLGNPERLNVDIGPVIDAEAKAGIEKHIQGMRDKGRDVYQMAIADSAEIKRGTFVMPTLIELESFDELQREIFGPVLHVVRYKRRELDQLIGQINASGYGLTLGVHTRIDETIAKVIDNVHAGNVYVNRNIVGAVVGVQPFGGEGLSGTGPKAGGPLYLYRLLSTRPNDAIAQSFQRSDAGIAPDVRLRDAMGKPLQALQAWAASTQQADLAQLCGEFAAQSQSGVTRLLDGPTGERNSYTLLPREHVLCLAEVEADLRVQLAAVMAVGSRAVMPDNALNKAVRARLPKEVQERVTLVPEWNKDEVHFDAVLHHGDSDQLRAVCEQIAKRGGAIVGVQGLSQGETGICLERLVIERALSVNTAAAGGNASLMSIG, from the coding sequence ATGGCAACCACCACCCTGGGCGTCAAATTGGACGACCCGACCCGCGAACGCCTCAAGGCGTGCGCGCAGTCCATTGACCGCACGCCACATTGGTTGATCAAGCAAGCGATCTTCAACTACCTGGAAAAGCTGGAAGGTGGCGCGACGCTGAGCGAGCTGACCAGCGCCGGGGTGAGTGGCAATGACGATGCGGGCGACATCCAGCCCGACCATGCCCATCAGTGCTTCCTGGAATTCGCCGAAAGCATCCTGCCGCAGTCGGTACTGCGCGCCGCGATCACTGGTGCCTATCGCCGTCCCGAGCCTGAAGTGGTGCCGATGCTACTGGAGCAGGCGCGCCTGCCGGCCGACATGGCCGAGGCCACCAACAAGCTGGCCGCGCGCATCGCCGAGAAGCTGCGCAACCAGAAGAGTGCCGGTGGCCGTGCGGGCATCGTCCAGGGCTTGCTGCAAGAATTCTCCCTCAGTTCCCAGGAAGGCGTGGCCCTGATGTGCCTGGCCGAGGCGCTGCTGCGCATCCCCGACAAGGGCACGCGCGATGCCCTGATCCGCGACAAGATCAGCACCGGCAACTGGCACCCGCACCTGGGCAACAGCCCATCGTTGTTCGTCAACGCCGCCACCTGGGGCCTGCTGCTGACCGGCAAGCTGGTGTCCACGCACAACGAATCGGGCCTGTCGTCGTCGCTCAGCCGCATCATCGGCAAGAGCGGCGAGCCGATGATCCGCAAGGGCGTCGACATGGCCATGCGCCTGATGGGCGAGCAGTTCGTCACCGGCGAAACCATCGGCGAAGCCCTGACCAACGCTAGCAAATTCGAGAGCAAGGGCTTCCGCTACTCCTACGACATGCTGGGTGAGGCGGCGCTGACCGAGCACGACGCGCAGAAATACCTGGCCTCCTACGAGCAGGCGATCCACTCGATCGGCAAGGCCTCCCACGGCCGCGGTATCTATGAAGGTCCGGGCATCTCGATCAAGCTGTCGGCGCTGCACCCGCGCTACAGCCGCGCCCAGTACGAGCGCGTGATGGAAGAGCTGTACCCGCGCCTGCTGTCGCTGACCCTGCTGGCCAAGCAATACGACATCGGCTTGAACATCGACGCCGAGGAAGCCGACCGCCTGGAGCTGTCGCTGGACCTGCTCGAACGCCTGTGCTTCGAGCCGCAGCTGACCGGCTGGAACGGTATCGGCTTCGTCATCCAGGCCTACCAGAAGCGCTGCCCGTATGTGATCGACTACGTCATCGACCTGGCTCGTCGCAGCCGTCATCGCCTGATGATCCGCCTGGTGAAAGGCGCCTACTGGGACAGCGAGATCAAGCGCGCCCAGGTCGAGGGGCTGGAAGGCTACCCGGTGTACACCCGCAAGGTGTACACCGACGTGTCCTATGTAGCGTGCGCGCGTAAGCTGCTGTCGGTACCGGAAGTCATCTACCCGCAGTTCGCTACTCACAACGCTCACACGCTGGCCGCCATCTACCACATCGCCGGTCAGAACTATTACCCCGGCCAGTACGAATTCCAGTGCCTGCACGGCATGGGCGAACCGCTGTACGAGCAGGTCGTGGGCAAGGTCGCCGATGGCAAGCTGAACCGCCCGTGCCGTGTGTACGCACCGGTCGGCACCCATGAAACGCTGCTGGCCTACCTGGTTCGCCGCCTGCTGGAAAACGGCGCCAACACCTCGTTCGTCAACCGTATTGCCGATCAGTCCATCTCCATCCAGGAACTGGTCGCCGACCCGGTGGCCACCATCGAGCGGATGGCGACCCAGGAAGGTCAGTTCGGCCTGCCGCACCCGCGCATTCCCCTGCCGCGTGACCTGTACGGCAGCGACCGGGCCAACTCGGCCGGTATCGACATGGCCAACGAGCATCGCCTCGCGTCGTTGTCGTCAGCCCTGCTGGCCACGGCTCACAACGACTGGAAAGCCCTGCCGATGCTGGGCTGCGAGGCCAGCAACGAACCGGCCCAGCCGGTGCTGAACCCGTCCGACCTGCGCGACGTGGTCGGTCATGTTCAAGAAGCGACGGTGACCGATGTCGACAACGCGATTCAGAGCGCGCTGATCAACGGCCCGATCTGGCAGGCCACGCCGCCGGCCGAGCGCGCTGCGGTACTGGAGCGTGCCGCAGACCTGATGGAAGCCGAGATCCAGCCGCTGATGGGCCTGCTGGCCCGCGAAGCCGGCAAGACCTTCGCCAACGCCATCGCCGAAGTCCGCGAAGCCGTGGACTTCCTGCGCTACTACGCAGTGCAGGCGCGCAACGACTTCAGCAACGACGCCCACCGCCCGCTGGGTCCGGTGGTGTGCATCAGCCCGTGGAACTTCCCGCTGGCGATCTTCAGTGGCCAGGTCGCCGCGGCCCTGGCCGCCGGTAACCCGGTGCTGGCCAAGCCGGCAGAACAGACGCCACTGGTGGCTGCCCAGGCCGTACGTCTGCTGCTCGAAGCCGGCATTCCCGAAGGCGTGCTGCAACTGCTGCCCGGCCGCGGGGAAACCGTGGGCGCGCGGCTGGTAGGCGACGAGCGCGTCAAAGGCGTGATGTTCACCGGCTCCACCGAAGTGGCGCGGCTGCTGCAGCGCAACATCGCCGGGCGCCTGGATGCGCAAGGCCGTCCGATTCCGCTGATCGCCGAAACCGGTGGCCAGAACGCGATGTTCGTCGATTCCTCGGCGCTCACCGAACAGGTGGTGATCGACGTCGTTTCCTCGGCCTTCGACTCCGCTGGCCAGCGCTGCTCGGCCCTGCGCGTGCTGTGCCTGCAGGAAGATTCGGCTGACCGTGTGATCGAAATGCTCAAGGGCGCCATGGCCGAAGCACGCCTGGGCAACCCGGAGCGTTTGAACGTGGACATTGGCCCGGTAATCGACGCCGAGGCCAAGGCGGGCATCGAGAAGCACATCCAGGGCATGCGCGACAAAGGCCGCGACGTGTACCAGATGGCCATTGCCGACAGCGCCGAGATCAAGCGCGGCACCTTCGTCATGCCGACCCTGATCGAGTTGGAAAGCTTCGACGAACTGCAGCGCGAGATCTTCGGTCCGGTGCTGCACGTGGTGCGCTACAAGCGTCGCGAGCTGGACCAGTTGATCGGTCAGATCAACGCTTCCGGCTACGGCCTGACCCTGGGCGTGCACACGCGTATCGACGAGACCATCGCCAAGGTGATCGACAACGTCCATGCCGGCAACGTCTACGTCAACCGCAACATCGTCGGTGCCGTGGTGGGCGTGCAGCCGTTCGGCGGCGAAGGCCTGTCGGGTACCGGTCCCAAGGCCGGTGGTCCGCTGTACCTGTACCGCCTGCTGTCGACTCGACCCAACGATGCCATCGCGCAGTCCTTCCAGCGCAGCGACGCCGGGATCGCTCCGGATGTGCGCCTGCGCGATGCGATGGGCAAGCCTTTGCAGGCCCTGCAAGCCTGGGCCGCCAGCACCCAGCAGGCCGATCTGGCCCAACTGTGCGGTGAGTTCGCCGCGCAGTCGCAGAGCGGCGTGACGCGCCTGCTCGATGGCCCGACCGGAGAGCGCAACAGCTACACCCTTCTGCCGCGCGAGCACGTGCTGTGCCTGGCCGAGGTGGAAGCTGACCTGCGCGTGCAACTGGCGGCGGTCATGGCGGTGGGTTCCCGTGCAGTGATGCCCGACAATGCCTTGAACAAGGCGGTGCGTGCGCGCTTGCCCAAGGAAGTCCAGGAACGGGTCACACTGGTGCCGGAGTGGAACAAGGACGAAGTTCACTTCGACGCCGTGTTGCACCACGGTGATTCCGATCAGCTGCGCGCGGTGTGCGAGCAGATCGCCAAGCGCGGCGGTGCCATCGTCGGCGTGCAGGGCCTTTCCCAGGGTGAAACCGGGATTTGCCTGGAACGCCTGGTGATCGAACGGGCACTGAGCGTGAACACGGCGGCTGCCGGAGGCAATGCCAGCCTGATGAGCATCGGCTGA